The region AGCCCAGTAAAATCTCAGGCAACATAAACCATGAGGTCAGACATGACAGAGTGTTGTATGCATTGTTTATTGAACTTCAAATTCCACAGTAGGTCACAGATTAAATAGTTAAAAACTGGTTACTATCATACAATGTTCAGAACAGTCTTTCAAAACAGCTCTTTAGACAAAACCAAGAGCCAGATTCAAGCACAATTCCCCCAGGACAGAATGCTAGGGGTGGAAGGGAGCTTCAAAGTACTGACAGTACACAACACtatgcaaagcacagcaggtCATTGCCCTGGGCAGCCACATGAATCAGAGCAGCTCTGATTCATGTACAACACCTTCTGCCTCCACAGGCACGCACCTACTGCATTAGTGGGACAGAGTTTGCTTCTCCAGGACTTCAGCATTCCACCTAACAGCATAGAATTCTGGGTTTTGTGAGGTTTTAAATTACAGAGCTGAAACCAGATTTAAGCAAACTGACATGGTCTCGCATTTACACTCTTTAGCCTTGACACACAAGACACATACaaatcaaatttttattttaaagacatgATGTCACAAGGTCAAAAAACTGTGAATGTGAACAACAGTGGTGTCTTCAGTTACTTACTCTGAAGTTTTAGACTGGTTGGGATGGGAGACTAGTGCTTGAACTGCACTGCTCAACACTGCATCCTATTTATGCCATCTTGCCTCAACTGAACATACAATTAAGTATAACAAAATGCATCAAAAAGATAAATCAGTCAACTGTAAACTGTTGGCAAGAATCACTCAATTATATATTTGTCTTCTATTTCAAGCATTTGTACAAGACACTGGAACTAGAAGCATTAGCTTTAATTTGTGCAATTTAAGAATTTCCTTCAGGAGGAGTTAGTTCAGTCATCTGACTAGACAAGAACCTCCCAGCCTTGCCTGGCAGCCATCAGTTGTAGCTCACCTTACAAGAAGGTTCCGAGCAACAACGTCAAAAAAGCACCGCAGTGCTAATTGCAAGCAAAGTCAGGATTCACAGTCCAAGATTTCCCTGCTGCATTACTGCTCCCATGTGCAACACAACCCACGCTGAGGAAGCCTCTCAAAGGCAtcactgccagctgcagcacctaCAGCGGCACCGATGCAAACGCTTACACTGCTGCATAGCAGTTGGATGTACTGGAGCTTCCACAGGACCGAGAGTGCACAACATGGAAACATGTAAAACAGCAGGTTTAACCTCAGCAGCCCTTCTGAGTGATGTCCTGCCCAGATGATTTGGTAATATCCATTGTAGTGAACACCTGTAAGAGACCAAAAGAAGAGCTTATTTCCTGTTGCCTGCATCATCATCCACATGGCTACTGATCTCTTGGTAAAACTGTCTTCAAGAGCAGGTTTTAAATCAGGTTGTGCCTTCCCCCTTTTCTTACCTCTGCACAAGTAGGATGGATACCAATTGTTTCATCAAGTAATTCTTTGGTGAGACCACATTTGATTGCAGCAGCAAAACCTTGGGTAACTTCACCAGCATTGGGTCCAAGAACATGTAGTCCTATCACACGATTCTTTAGAAGAGATGAGAGAAAAATGAGTCAGTACCAGGCAAAGTTAGACAAAAGCTCTGGTGTGTAACTCCCACTACACTAAAAAATGTTATGCAAGCAGGTCAATAGCAGagtctttaagaaaaaaattaactacttCAAATAAAGTAGCTCTGCAGTTCTTTCCATTTCAAGAATACCCTCAGCATATCCATTCCAGCTTGCTACTTACATTGTCCTGTTTATTGCAGATAATCTTTGCATAACAGGTATTGTTATCTCTGCCTGGCACTGTCCATTCAAGTGGCCAGAACAAAGTGTGATAAACCTGggaggaaacaagaaaaagagcATTAGAATTTCATTTATTCAGTCAGGCACAATTCTACTTTTTAGTATCTTTATAAATAGGTGGTTTGACATTTAACCCATTATATTCTTGTCTACAACAAACGAgatgagtaatttttttccactcagcCCACAGAGTCCATCCTCTAAAACTCAGCAGAGGAAGACTTGACTCAAACAATGTGGCTCTGATTTAAATACTTGATAAAAACAGCAACAGCTACAATACATATTTGTTgcaaataaaactttcagaaagAGAAGTGCAAAATTAATATCcagttactgtaagtttaaacCTACTATGCAAAACAGGTAAGAGCAGAAGCTCAATAATGTCAAGTGATTTTGAAAGATGTAAGGAATTAAACACAAGGCATGCTAGCAGCTTCAACATAACTCCTCAGAGATGTGCAGAAGCCAGAAATTACCATAAATTGGGGAAGTTATCCCCAATACTCCTATAGACATCTGTTAAGgtcagcaaaaaataaattcacaatTCAAGTACAGTGAACCAACAGAAAACAGTTAATCCCAGAGTTTGGTACACTTCAACAATAAAAGCCTTTAATTCACGACAGCAAAAAACACTCCTACAGCTTTGCAACCTAAGTCTGGCCTCCTGAAGTCAAATGCTTCTCTCAGCCACCTGCAAATAGTTATGCACAATTCTAATGGCATGAAGTCCAGTCCTGGGTTTCTGTGAGTCCAGTACCTTGCTGGCCGGATGAAAACACAGCCACAACAGTTCTATGTGTCTAAACTTCTAATCTTGTTAACACTATGCCTTGAGACTAAAGTAGCAAGGTCCAAGAAAAACACCCTCAAGCTACAAGTTACTTGCCTCTTGGGTGTTCTTACCTCCAAGTTTTGCTCTCCATATTCACTGATGGctttttcttcaggataccCACAGCTGCCATACTCTAAAGGGGTAAACACTGTTGTTGGTACATTGATATAGtcacactaaaaataaaaataaaacatcatatTTAGACTATGCAAGTTCTATACACTACATAACAGAAAAAGTTACACAagaacttttcttcttttttacaAAATACTCGCAGAGCCAATAGATAAGTGGATAAATTAACTCATGTTACTGCAGCTTTGAGGGAAAAGCATCTTGTTGAGATGCTTTAACTTCAACTTATTGAGAAATAAGTTGAAGTTGTCTGCTTATAGATTTACCTTTTTGGAACTACCCCCATACAGCCTTTGGGCCAGCAGTCTCCCTGCCTGAATGGCAACTGGAGTAAGCTCAAGCTTTCCATCCAAGATATCCCCAATCGCATAAACATAAGGCACATTGGTTTGTTCTTCATCATTTACAGGGACTTTCCCattcctttaaaacaaacagaagaccACAGAATTCAGCATCACAACTTTCCTCAGATCTCTGCAAAAAAACAGGGGAGAAAATCTATTCTAACTACTGAGCTCATTTCAATAAATATCTTTATGCCTTTTTTACTTCAACTACAAACTCTTCAGAGCATCAATCACTTCCAACTCTGACAGACTGCTGAAGTCTGTATTCAGTGGGCCAGTTCTGACATGAACGACAGTGTGTGGCTGATGGCAGTCAAGCTACTCAGACATCTTTGGACTCGCAATCTGTCACCTGATTATTATacagctctgtgctttcagcaCAATGACCAACTAGTACGTATCCACTCAGAATAGTTGTTTTACAAAGTACATACTGAAGAAATTAAGTTAATGGACAACTGTTCTcaaattcagaacaaaaaaGGTTTAAAAGGCTTGCATAATTGCCATATATAAGAGTGGGAATTAAAAGACCATCAGCATCATGAGCTATTTTtacagaggtaaaaaaaaaatccttgcatTCAGTGGTTTGAGGGAGTTCAGCAATACTCACTTCTCATTGATTTTGACACCGATTGTCTGTAAACCAATATTCCTGGTACATGCATCACGACCAATGGCTatcaaaacctaaaaaaaccccaaaattaaatgcaataaCTTTATGCAAGAGAAGTATAACATACTTGATTTCCCTTGgtctttcagtgaagaaactgAAGCCTATGAATAAAATTACTTCCAAATTGTTTTTTCCAACATTTGAGAGAGCCACCAACAACTCTCTTCCGTGTACAACTTGTTTTAGAGAtgcaacaaacagaaaagccaaaacaaaaacagaagcaacaacacattttaaattaaactccAGGCTGACAGGGCTCAACTAAAGACAAATACtgaatttccccctttttttttctgccagtaCATTACATGAACAACTTTTTAAGGAGGAGTTCTCTTCAAGTTGTTCAAGAGAAagtatttcagtaattttcatGTGCATCTATAGCCATTTATTTCAAATCCAGAAATTCTTACAGTGTTATATTCTTCTTCAAGGATTTCCGGCCCCTCAGTAGACTTTGCTGTCACTTTCAGTCTTCCTGGCATtccttgctccagctgctcaacCTGTGCAAATTTTTGTAAGCTTAGAATGAcctgaagcagcagagctcacTTCCATTGTCATTCAAGCCTTGACCTGCTAATCTATCATTCAGCAGTAAAAAAAGCTCAATctcataaaacatttatttctgcacAGAGCCAAAGCCTTCCCAGACAACACCTGCATTTTACACGTGCTGTTTAAAGTAATGATATGTTAAGAGAAGAAAGCACTTGCCTGAACAGGTACAAACTTCCTGATGAACTTCACACCGTGTGTTTCCATGTAGGCACCGACTTTTTCTGCCATTTCTTGGTCAAAACCCCGCAGAAGAATGGAACGCACCATCACGGTGACATCCAGACCCAGGCCAGCCAGAAACCCTGCACACTCCAGAGCCACGTAGGAAGCACCCACAACCAGAGTCTTGCCAGGGCAGTAAGGCAGGGAGAAGAGGTCATcactgaaaagagaagaagTCTAACTAAGTTACAAAGTCCTTCCAACACAAGCTTGTTTGTCTTGGCAAACACTAGAGCAGACAAGTTCAGTAATTTGTGCCTTTTAATCTCACCTGGTAATGCAGAATTCTTTATCTCCAGGGATACCCAGGTATCTTGGCCTTTCTCCTGTAGCCAGCACAAAAGTCTCTGCTGTGTGATAAGTTACTTGTCCCTTCCTGTTAGTTGCCTGGTGATGAAGACATAATTAAGACAGACATTTTCATATGCTTTAAGATAAAAATTATGTAATCCTTTCCTTAATTATTGTAGATatgtttaaaaatcaagaaTACGCAATTTGAAACAAGAACAAACACATTCAGAGATGCCACACAGGTCACTGAAGAACAACAGGTTTAAACAACTGACTATCAGGCTTCTCTTCCATTAGAGGACTTAAAATCACATTCTTTGAATCCTGCCCATTTTAACTACTAAGTTACATTGGATTATTCATAACAACTTGACTTCCAAGTTATAAAAAGCCACAACAAATTAAGACAACCCTTTTATCCCCACAATAAAAGGCCAACATAATGCAAGGGACAgcataaaatgaattaattcttcagctaatgtaaaaaaaaagtaatttagaaaaaaaaaaaggtaactaGTTACATGATTTCAGTTCAGAGGGCCCAAGGACCCAACCTTGCATGAATTCTAACTAATTTGAACTCTACAGACCCTTGGTCTTTGGAAATTTCATCTTGCCAATGCATCTCTCTCAGAATTGGACCTTCATTCTTGCTCTTTGTTAGTTTACCATCACAGATGAAGGGAAACATTTTCCCCATCAAGTCAACAGGtaattcaggttggaaaggacctcaggaggtcatctagtccagccTCCTGCTGGGAATTCTCTCTGTTTTACTTCATTTATTGATTAAGGACACTTAAGTGGCTTGGACACTTGAATAGGTGGTACACAAGGTATATTGAATTTACTATTATCTTTCAGTGCCGAGTTCTTGGTTTAAAACACAAGTAGTTCAGTCTTGATACTGCAAACAGACAATTACACCTACTGAGTGCAACAGTTGCCTTCAATCTGCACTTCCAGGTTAACCTTGCTTCAGTACGCTCACTTATAGCAAGATTGGCAGAACAAGCTTTGTCTTGCAAAACTGACACTTTAATTTGTATGCTGATAAGTACAAGGTTTTAGCAGAGCTCTTATGAAAGTGCTTAATCTAAATTTAATATCAATAGTTTTTATGCTTTAGTATGGGGATTTTCCAAGTTGCAAAATCACACAGCTaaaccttcctttcttttcccccctaCTCACTCAGGCTGCTGAAATCAGTCACGAAGGTAGAAACTGAGACCATCTTCCTCTATTCTTACAAGACACAGGTTTACACATATCCACATCTCTCTTAGAGGACTAGGTTTGCAAACACCATGGCAGGTACAAAAGTATAGTAATTATTTTAATCGGTAACTTCTCAAATGAGTTATTAACTTCAATTGACCTAACTTGGCAATGTTAAGATGAAGCCTTTTTGGTGTTGAATTTTATAAGGCACTTCTAGAACATGAGTTTTCCCTCCCAACTAAGTACTTTAAATGCAGAGCATACCTTAATTTTGTGTGGTTCCACAAATTCTCCATAAGAATTGAGGTATGTCACAGACTTCTCTCTCAAAGACACTCGATAGCCCCAGTTTAAAGAACCAATGTAGTTCTGAATTGCTTCTACCATGGTCTCCCAGTTGTGTTTAACTGAAACAAGAcattaatttcatatttaaggaaataaaattgcaaTGTGCCCCTTAAGAAAAAAGTAACTTATTCATTGTACATCATGCTAAGAAAACATCATTATCAGTAATGACAATACATATTAAGGTCTTGTTCTACTATGTTAATATTTATGTGACCTGAACTAAGCCCATTCTAGAAGTTCTAGCATTTATTTCAGTTAATATTGGGAACAAAACACAATTAACTTTCAATCCCAAAGGTTTCTATGACTGAAGAAGGAGGACACCTTCTGATTCACCTAAAAAAAAGTACTGAACTCTGCCTCTAATTTATTAAGTCCAAATACAAGAACAGTCTCAagttcagcatctcatctgtaCAGTCTTAGTCTTCCCTCTGTGTTCTTACCAACCTTGTTCTTCATACTGCCACCCATACTTCCTTGAATCTTGGAGTGCCTGACCCAGAAGTGCTGCTTGATGCATCAGCTTCTTAGGAATGCAACCTACATTTACACATGTGCCACCAAGTCCTAAGATGGAAAGAATCACATTATTGCTTCGATGAACGGGATTTATGGTTTCACTACCACATACTTTGTATAATCACTCAGGGAGGTTTGCTATAGTCACACCAGTTACATGAAATTTCTCTTgaaaaggacattttaaaatacgATGAACACACTGAGCTTGTATTCAGTTTAAGACCCAAGACAGGTACAGCATGTCAAACATAGAGCCCAGTTACTTACTCCACAAGGCTTCAGATTTTAGTCAGGTTGTCAAGTAAGTAAGGCAAAAAGCCCAGAGTTTCTACAATTTAGTATCATCTATTATGTGGTATTTTAAATATGCTTGTGTTTGAAATACTATCTACAATAGCACATTCATTCTTTGACTCAATAGAAGTTTCACACTAATTCTCAGCTGCCAGTACCACTAATGAGGTCAGCCAGCAGCTGTCCTTAATTAGGAAAAGGTGAGACATACACAGCCAAGGAGTCACTGTTCTATAGGGAGACTATCAGCTGTCTACCATATAGAACTGGATGAACTAAAAGGCAAAATATCCCCACAAACATTAGAATGTGAACATGCACGCACACGCTACCCACACACGGTCTGAAAGTGATCAAAACTAGAAAAACTTTTGACAGAGAACAGAGTTAGCAATgctcaaaacagaaataaccatccagaaaagcagcaggcaTGCCAGACAAATAATTCTTGTTATCTGTGTACCAGAATGACAGAAATTTAGCCTCAATTCCTAAGAGCACAAATCCATAATATGTAACTTCTCAGTATGTATCACTGGTATTCAAACATCATCAAATACAAGATTAAAAAAGCTTTACCCCATGAGGTTCCAAGAGGTGTTGGAACAACATAATCTAATACCATTACTTTCTTTCCCAAGGCAGCAGCTTCCTATAAAAGATGGAGAAGATCAGTCAGTATTACTGAACCAAGCAAGCCTGTCCACTCATTTATGGTCATGATACATTTAGCACTAATAGAAGGTTTCTTTACTACCTTCACTAGTTAGTCATTATCATACATGGATCTATCTCCTTCCCTAGACAAAAATTGAAATCCCTCAAGAACTGACTTTTTTCCAAACTTTGAACGTCTCCTTGTATGTTCAATGCTGCATCCAGATCATCCTATGCTGTCAAAAGCCATAATCTGCAAAAGGTATGAGATGGGCTCAGCAGCCTAGGATTGTCTTCTACCTCACCTAAAGAAATACTTATGCTGCTagctctccttttctttcagaaggaCAGAACTAACTTGGCATGTTCATCCATGGAAAAGAAGGCGACACACTGGAGACATTCCAATGGAGCACCACCATGATGTtcaaggggctggagcacaccCCCTATAAGAAGACCAAGAGAATTTGACACATTCAACCTGGAGAACAACTGAATTTGGAGGGGACACAAGAGCAACTTCCCAGTATCTATGAGAAGTACACTAAGATGACTGTGCAAGGCTCTTCACAGTGGCCAAGTAGCAAAGGGACAAAAGACAATGGCTTTAAGTTGAAACAAGAGACTCAGACTGGATATAAGGAACTTTCACACCACGAGGACAATCAAACAGGTTTCCCAGAAAGGCTGTGCCATCTCCACCCCTGGCTTATTTCAGATGAATGAGTTCCTGCACAATCCTGTGTGACTTCACAGTTGACCTTGCTTGGAGCAAGGAGCTTACATTAGATATTCTTCTCATGTCCATTCCAACCTGAATAAGCCTATTCCTACATCCAAGGAATTACCAGGTATacattgtttcatttttccagcaCTCCAATCTTGAGCACTCAAGGTGCCTCAAATCTGTCTGGAACTCCTGCACATCAACTGCAATCCTGGCTCAAACAAGGTTTAGCTGCTGTCTTATATTTTGTGAATACTACTCTGAACAATTTGGCAATTACCACCAAGTTTACAACTGATGTCCCAGAAGGTACTGTAAGGAAAGATCTGAACgttctgaaaatacaaaattggTCAACTGAAGAACTCCACTGtcagcctctcctgcctgctttgtATTTTCTAATGAAGGTTGCATGCTTGGCTGTACAGTTCTGCAATTGTCAAGGCTGTCAAGAAGAGCCTCACCCTGCCCAAAACAAACTGACAGTTTAGAACCTGGCTGAGAGTTGGGAGTGTGTGTCCAAATCCCTTGGGTAGCAGAGAAAACTAAATCTGGACCTTAGGTCCTGAAACACTCTGAACAACAGCTAATTGTGTAAGGGCTACACAATCTCAGTTTCCCTTTCTGAGAAAGCACCTAAAAAGGGAACTAAAGAGTGAAGCAGCTCCTTGAAGGGAACTAAAATTAAGTGCTGGGAGCACTTAATTTTAGATGACTGGGGATACTGAATCCTAAACTGTCAAAAGGCTTAAAGAGCAGCCCTTAGGTTTTCTAGATTACTGTTTGGAAGCACCTGTGTATTACACATGCAGAAGAGATAGTTAAAAACATTTGGTTCCACCCTCAGCCAGAAAACTAAAACCTATTATTAGGATCAAGAGCTGAATAGACATTGGCTAGAAACTGGTCCCTTTATCCCCTGAGTAAGCACATTGC is a window of Vidua macroura isolate BioBank_ID:100142 chromosome 13, ASM2450914v1, whole genome shotgun sequence DNA encoding:
- the TXNRD3 gene encoding thioredoxin reductase 3 isoform X1; the encoded protein is MQGGEPSLACCPPPLPPNRSARLVTVPAAEGAGAAEGQRGRRGEGVGAAMPPPPGQTRLPDWDGLKLRVRTLIASHRVMIFSKSYCPYCNKVKELFSSLHVEYYALELDVIDDGASIQQVLAELTNQRTVPNVFVNGTHIGGCDATYQAYKDGSLQKLLGDNQITEPYEYDLIIIGGGSGGLACSKEAAALGKKVMVLDYVVPTPLGTSWGLGGTCVNVGCIPKKLMHQAALLGQALQDSRKYGWQYEEQVKHNWETMVEAIQNYIGSLNWGYRVSLREKSVTYLNSYGEFVEPHKIKATNRKGQVTYHTAETFVLATGERPRYLGIPGDKEFCITSDDLFSLPYCPGKTLVVGASYVALECAGFLAGLGLDVTVMVRSILLRGFDQEMAEKVGAYMETHGVKFIRKFVPVQVEQLEQGMPGRLKVTAKSTEGPEILEEEYNTVLIAIGRDACTRNIGLQTIGVKINEKNGKVPVNDEEQTNVPYVYAIGDILDGKLELTPVAIQAGRLLAQRLYGGSSKKCDYINVPTTVFTPLEYGSCGYPEEKAISEYGEQNLEVYHTLFWPLEWTVPGRDNNTCYAKIICNKQDNNRVIGLHVLGPNAGEVTQGFAAAIKCGLTKELLDETIGIHPTCAEVFTTMDITKSSGQDITQKGC
- the TXNRD3 gene encoding thioredoxin reductase 3 isoform X2, whose protein sequence is MQGGEPSLACCPPPLPPNRSARLVTVPAAEGAGAAEGQRGRRGEGVGAAMPPPPGQTRLPDWDGLKLRVRTLIASHRVMIFSKSYCPYCNKVKELFSSLHVEYYALELDVIDDGASIQQVLAELTNQRTVPNVFVNGTHIGGCDATYQAYKDGSLQKLLGDNQITEPYEYDLIIIGGGSGGLACSKEAAALGKKVMVLDYVVPTPLGTSWGLGGTCVNVGCIPKKLMHQAALLGQALQDSRKYGWQYEEQVKHNWETMVEAIQNYIGSLNWGYRVSLREKSVTYLNSYGEFVEPHKIKATNRKGQVTYHTAETFVLATGERPRYLGIPGDKEFCITSDDLFSLPYCPGKTLVVGASYVALECAGFLAGLGLDVTVMVRSILLRGFDQEMAEKVGAYMETHGVKFIRKFVPVQVEQLEQGMPGRLKVTAKSTEGPEILEEEYNTVLIAIGRDACTRNIGLQTIGVKINEKNGKVPVNDEEQTNVPYVYAIGDILDGKLELTPVAIQAGRLLAQRLYGGSSKKSMAAVGILKKKPSVNMESKTWRFITLCSGHLNGQCQAEITIPVMQRLSAINRTIIV